In a genomic window of Aggregatimonas sangjinii:
- the thiL gene encoding thiamine-phosphate kinase, which yields MLEDKKQERISLETLGEFGLIRHLTEHFTIRHKSTLKGIGDDAAVLDFTDKTVLTTDLLVEGVHFDLSYMPLKHLGYKAIAVNLSDVYAMNAKATQVTVSIAVSNRFPLEALEELYAGIALACKKFGVDLVGGDTTSSQKGMLISITALGEAKEADIVYRSGAKPNDLLVVSGDLGGAYMGLQVLEREKEVFKVNPNNQPDLEPYSYIVERQLKPEARKDIPELLKALVVRPTAMIDISDGLSSEILHLCQESKVGCNLFEEKIPLDPTVIAACEEFSMDSTLVALSGGEDYELLFTIDQQDFDKIKGNPHLTVVGHMTDASEGTHLVTRANTKIPLTAQGWNSFESE from the coding sequence ATGTTAGAAGATAAAAAACAAGAACGGATTTCCTTGGAAACCCTAGGGGAGTTCGGATTGATACGTCATTTGACCGAACATTTTACCATACGGCATAAATCGACCCTCAAAGGTATCGGAGATGATGCGGCCGTCTTAGATTTTACGGACAAAACTGTGCTGACCACTGACCTTTTGGTTGAGGGTGTGCACTTTGACCTCAGCTATATGCCACTCAAACATTTGGGATACAAGGCAATTGCGGTCAACCTATCCGACGTATATGCAATGAACGCAAAGGCCACTCAGGTTACGGTTTCGATAGCGGTTTCGAATCGTTTTCCACTGGAGGCACTCGAGGAACTATATGCCGGGATCGCCTTGGCCTGCAAAAAGTTCGGGGTAGACCTGGTAGGGGGCGATACGACTTCATCCCAAAAAGGAATGCTGATCAGTATTACCGCCTTGGGTGAGGCCAAGGAAGCCGATATTGTCTACCGCAGCGGTGCAAAACCGAACGACCTTTTGGTCGTATCCGGAGATTTGGGTGGCGCATACATGGGGCTACAGGTGCTGGAGCGGGAAAAAGAGGTTTTTAAAGTCAATCCGAACAACCAGCCCGATTTGGAACCGTATTCCTATATCGTGGAACGACAATTGAAACCTGAAGCACGAAAGGACATTCCGGAGTTATTGAAAGCCTTAGTTGTACGACCCACCGCGATGATCGATATTAGCGACGGCCTCTCTTCTGAAATCCTGCACCTGTGTCAAGAAAGCAAGGTAGGCTGCAATTTGTTCGAAGAAAAAATACCTTTGGATCCTACGGTTATTGCGGCATGCGAGGAATTTTCTATGGATAGTACCTTAGTCGCCCTGAGTGGTGGTGAAGACTACGAACTGCTCTTTACCATCGACCAGCAAGATTTCGATAAAATAAAGGGAAATCCGCATTTGACGGTGGTGGGCCATATGACCGATGCCTCGGAAGGAACGCATCTGGTTACGAGAGCGAACACTAAAATTCCTTTAACGGCCCAGGGCTGGAATTCTTTTGAGTCTGAATGA
- a CDS encoding alpha/beta fold hydrolase gives MKILKKAFKIFGLVVLALMASICIYACASVPKLSKSDKAMIAAVMQAPLPELVNGETGFADSQSHRIWYERIRPEKNVKGSVLLIMGHGNDALSWPPDFISGFTDQGYEVIRFDHRGTGLSTSTEKWKKKNAYTLTDMSEDVIAILNTIGLKKAHIVGVSMGGMIAQLVAINHPEKIETLSLIMTTGDALGEEPEPMSEELLPKMISAVLKHGVFGGKKGKIKLQLVQRKLLMGDATGDIDVQEMAETSLYNQVKRDGYHFITARHHQQAILLSSSRYAPLQKIQLPTLVIHGELDPVIPISHGKKLAETIPNTSHFWVANMGHDLPEAAIPEICEEMMLHFEQSK, from the coding sequence ATGAAAATCCTAAAAAAAGCCTTCAAAATTTTCGGTTTGGTCGTATTAGCGCTGATGGCATCGATATGTATCTATGCCTGTGCCTCGGTTCCTAAGCTTTCGAAGTCTGACAAGGCGATGATCGCTGCTGTAATGCAAGCGCCCCTACCGGAACTTGTTAACGGGGAAACCGGCTTTGCCGATTCGCAATCACACCGCATCTGGTACGAGCGTATTCGACCCGAAAAGAATGTAAAAGGTAGCGTTCTTTTGATCATGGGCCACGGGAACGACGCCCTCAGCTGGCCCCCGGATTTTATTTCGGGCTTTACAGATCAAGGCTATGAAGTGATTCGTTTCGACCATCGCGGTACCGGTTTGTCTACTTCCACCGAAAAATGGAAAAAGAAAAATGCCTATACCCTGACCGATATGTCTGAGGATGTCATTGCCATCTTAAACACAATTGGACTTAAAAAAGCCCATATTGTCGGAGTTTCCATGGGAGGAATGATCGCACAGCTGGTCGCGATCAACCATCCCGAAAAAATCGAAACCCTTAGCTTGATCATGACCACCGGCGATGCCTTGGGCGAGGAGCCCGAGCCCATGTCGGAAGAGTTGTTACCTAAAATGATCAGCGCCGTTCTGAAACACGGTGTTTTTGGTGGTAAAAAAGGAAAAATCAAACTACAGCTCGTTCAGCGCAAACTGTTGATGGGCGATGCCACTGGAGATATAGATGTGCAAGAAATGGCAGAAACCTCGCTTTACAATCAAGTGAAAAGGGATGGGTATCATTTTATCACGGCCAGACACCATCAGCAAGCCATTCTCTTATCATCTTCACGTTATGCCCCACTTCAAAAAATACAGCTTCCAACATTGGTCATCCATGGGGAGCTAGATCCGGTCATCCCAATCTCCCACGGTAAAAAGTTGGCGGAAACCATCCCCAATACATCGCATTTTTGGGTAGCGAATATGGGCCATGACCTTCCCGAAGCCGCCATTCCCGAAATTTGTGAAGAAATGATGCTACATTTTGAGCAATCGAAATAA
- the brnQ gene encoding branched-chain amino acid transport system II carrier protein codes for MHSNKEIFVTAFALFSLFFGAGNLILPPLLGFQAGGLWWLVALGFCLSAVLIPIFGILAHAKLQGTIFDFGKKVSPTFSLVYSILIYAISVSLPSPRTAAVTHEIAIDPFFGSSPWYTSIVYFALVFLFVINRSKILSIIGKLLTPAIIIILLLIIGVALFSHDFAFGITIFDSPFTDGILEGYQTFDAIGAVVVGGVIIVSINIKKKDAPYEEKKTLIRRAGWLAGLGLFLIYAGLIITGALMHGEFDAGISRTALLSGISTKTLGGTANLFLSILVSLACFTTAVGIVTGTADFVKHRFRDSQQAYLITALIGCVLGVVMGQFNVDYIIAVALPALMFLYPITIVLILLNVVPERFAAPKVFKAVVIATCIFSIPDFMGSVGFPLFPKGGTFSWIPLQDYSMGWVLPALVVFVVSNLNTTPQKKV; via the coding sequence ATGCACTCGAACAAAGAGATTTTCGTTACGGCTTTCGCCCTTTTCTCGCTTTTTTTTGGTGCGGGTAATTTAATACTGCCTCCCTTGCTCGGGTTTCAGGCCGGAGGTCTTTGGTGGCTCGTCGCTTTGGGCTTTTGCCTATCGGCGGTATTGATTCCAATTTTTGGCATTTTGGCGCACGCCAAATTGCAAGGCACCATTTTCGATTTTGGAAAGAAGGTGTCCCCTACCTTTAGCTTAGTCTATTCCATTTTGATCTACGCCATATCGGTGAGCTTACCATCACCGCGAACGGCTGCCGTTACGCACGAAATAGCCATTGACCCCTTTTTCGGATCGTCGCCTTGGTACACCAGTATCGTTTATTTTGCCTTGGTATTCCTCTTTGTCATCAACCGGTCTAAAATTCTCAGCATCATAGGGAAATTATTAACGCCGGCCATTATCATCATTTTACTACTCATTATTGGGGTTGCCTTATTTTCCCATGACTTCGCTTTTGGGATAACGATTTTTGACAGTCCGTTTACCGATGGGATTCTTGAAGGGTATCAGACGTTTGATGCCATTGGCGCTGTGGTCGTGGGCGGGGTAATCATTGTTTCCATCAACATCAAAAAAAAGGATGCCCCCTATGAAGAAAAGAAGACGCTTATTCGCCGTGCAGGCTGGTTGGCTGGTCTAGGGCTTTTCTTGATCTATGCCGGACTCATTATCACAGGTGCTTTAATGCATGGCGAATTCGACGCAGGTATTTCGCGTACGGCGTTGCTAAGTGGCATCAGCACAAAAACATTGGGCGGCACGGCCAATCTATTTTTAAGTATTTTGGTAAGCCTCGCATGTTTTACCACGGCGGTAGGCATCGTAACAGGTACTGCAGATTTTGTAAAACACCGCTTTCGAGATTCGCAGCAGGCTTATTTGATTACGGCCCTAATCGGCTGTGTGCTCGGGGTGGTCATGGGACAGTTTAATGTCGACTACATCATTGCGGTCGCGCTCCCGGCACTTATGTTCCTTTACCCGATTACCATAGTCTTGATCCTCTTAAATGTCGTTCCCGAACGATTCGCGGCTCCCAAGGTATTCAAGGCCGTGGTTATCGCGACCTGTATTTTTAGTATTCCAGATTTTATGGGGAGTGTTGGTTTCCCCCTATTCCCCAAAGGGGGAACTTTCTCTTGGATACCGTTACAGGACTATAGTATGGGATGGGTATTGCCGGCATTGGTGGTTTTCGTTGTTTCGAATTTGAATACTACCCCACAAAAAAAAGTCTAG
- a CDS encoding ABC transporter permease/M1 family aminopeptidase, translating to MCYEIFKFELRYRLKRLDTYVFFLFLLLFSMVGVDFVFEGIDFGPVKRNAPLVIAKTMGVITGIFMMLASMIMGTSVLRDFEYRMEAILFINPIKKRDYLLGRFLGSFVILLLIFSGVLIGMMLGERMPWHNPDDYFPFGALPYLQTFAIIALPLLFFGASLFFVGGALSRKLVVVYTQGIVLFVWFMLTKAIENEFTQSLLDPFSLTTLTDITALWTVDERNLRSIPLEGVLLYNKFLWIVLGVVSLCIGYHKFNFHGVQNGRKKKEASIFRTLRSFSEQEVQIPTVSLHQDFKAKWMQFAHLSWFHFRGITKQASFWAILICGMLIIFINSVSLGTVYEVDSHPTTYFIVEELQENSIYFFIIILVFYSAELIWKERRAKMELIHDATPISDFVQLMSKYCSLLLMYAALMVSLIVSGIVFQTMNGYYQFEVQVYFYGFFLELFPFLALYSFLAFFVQVITNQKFIGIILVIALFIGNLAFGTFGLDHDLYFFGGNALGKYSDMNGYGHFLKPYLFIKIYWALFGMILLLLAAVFSVRGTDIRFWKRMRLSKNKWSKPLFSFGISVLVLFMVVGAYNFYNTNILNTYWSNSKENAFRTSYEKELKPLEYYPQPKIVSVNLKMELYPESRDYVLDGYYTLKNTNEDPIVEVHVQKAIEDNVRLYNVDFEGGAVLQSQYADYDYNKYMLKEPLLFGDSIQMNFRQTYTTKGFEVGSSDTKIVYNGTFLTNEHFPTLGYNNNYELRDTDERVAYGLANATGKKSREDKRELLNARSGSDSDGINFEIIIGTALGQTAIAPGNLVKTWVENERNYFHYKMDRPMINFYSIVSARYEVLKDVWTPKNDSLGNPIDLEIYYHKGHEYNLDRMLESMHFSFDYYGKNFSPYPYKQMRIMEIPRYAQFAQSFPTAVPFSEALGFVLNIDEEEDVDMAFFITAHELAHQWWGLQVEAANVQGRNMILETLAQYSATMVLKEKYSKEKVQQFLAGEKKRYEAGRLRDKSQEVPLSLVENQEYIYYRKGAINMYVLQEAIGEKKVNLALRRFLKDWNTQSGTLKMETERYATTKDLLNCFKDVTPEGQQHVITDLFEKIGEIDNIAVVK from the coding sequence ATGTGCTACGAAATATTCAAGTTTGAGCTAAGGTATCGGCTAAAACGCCTAGATACTTACGTCTTTTTCCTCTTCCTTCTTTTATTTTCGATGGTGGGTGTTGATTTTGTTTTTGAGGGCATCGATTTTGGCCCTGTCAAACGAAATGCGCCTTTGGTCATTGCCAAAACGATGGGGGTGATTACGGGAATTTTTATGATGTTGGCTTCAATGATAATGGGGACTTCGGTATTGCGGGACTTTGAATATCGAATGGAAGCTATACTATTTATAAATCCGATAAAAAAACGTGATTATTTGCTAGGGCGGTTTTTAGGATCGTTTGTGATACTACTGCTTATCTTTAGCGGTGTTTTAATCGGAATGATGCTAGGAGAACGTATGCCATGGCACAATCCCGATGATTATTTTCCCTTTGGTGCACTTCCCTATTTACAAACCTTTGCAATTATCGCATTACCTCTCCTGTTTTTTGGGGCTTCCTTATTTTTTGTTGGTGGGGCGTTAAGTCGAAAATTAGTAGTGGTCTACACCCAAGGAATTGTTCTTTTTGTTTGGTTTATGCTGACAAAGGCAATTGAAAATGAGTTTACACAATCTCTTTTGGATCCTTTTTCCCTGACGACTTTAACCGATATTACGGCATTATGGACGGTTGACGAACGTAACCTGAGGAGTATCCCCCTGGAAGGTGTGCTGCTTTACAATAAGTTTTTATGGATTGTATTGGGCGTAGTGAGCCTATGCATAGGCTACCATAAATTCAATTTTCACGGTGTACAAAACGGTCGAAAAAAGAAGGAAGCATCAATCTTCAGGACATTACGTTCTTTTTCGGAACAGGAAGTGCAAATCCCCACCGTTTCGCTACATCAAGATTTTAAAGCGAAGTGGATGCAATTTGCCCATCTTTCATGGTTTCATTTTAGGGGAATTACGAAACAGGCTTCCTTTTGGGCCATTCTGATCTGTGGGATGCTTATTATTTTTATCAATTCGGTCAGCTTAGGAACAGTATATGAAGTTGACAGCCATCCTACCACCTATTTTATTGTGGAGGAACTTCAAGAAAACTCCATTTACTTCTTCATTATCATATTGGTCTTTTATTCTGCAGAATTGATTTGGAAAGAGAGAAGGGCAAAAATGGAATTGATTCATGATGCTACGCCAATTTCCGATTTTGTACAATTGATGAGCAAGTACTGTAGCCTTTTGTTGATGTATGCTGCGCTCATGGTTTCCTTGATTGTATCGGGAATCGTATTTCAAACTATGAATGGCTATTACCAATTTGAGGTACAGGTGTATTTCTATGGTTTCTTTCTGGAGCTATTCCCCTTTTTGGCGCTATATTCATTTTTGGCCTTTTTCGTGCAGGTCATTACGAATCAGAAGTTTATAGGAATCATTTTGGTTATAGCACTTTTCATTGGCAACCTTGCCTTCGGAACTTTTGGGCTTGATCATGATCTCTATTTTTTCGGTGGGAACGCTTTAGGCAAATATTCCGATATGAACGGGTACGGCCATTTCCTAAAACCTTACCTATTTATCAAAATCTATTGGGCACTTTTCGGAATGATCTTATTGCTACTCGCGGCTGTTTTTTCGGTGAGAGGAACCGACATAAGGTTTTGGAAACGCATGAGATTATCAAAAAACAAGTGGAGCAAACCGCTCTTTAGCTTCGGAATTTCGGTGCTTGTTCTATTTATGGTCGTTGGTGCATATAACTTCTACAACACCAATATTCTAAATACCTATTGGTCGAATTCTAAAGAAAACGCATTCAGAACATCCTATGAGAAAGAACTTAAGCCGTTGGAATATTACCCCCAGCCTAAAATTGTTAGCGTGAATTTGAAAATGGAACTATATCCTGAATCAAGGGATTATGTTTTGGATGGGTATTACACTCTAAAAAATACCAATGAAGACCCCATAGTTGAAGTTCATGTTCAAAAAGCGATAGAAGATAACGTGCGCTTGTACAATGTAGATTTTGAAGGAGGAGCTGTCTTACAAAGTCAGTATGCGGACTATGATTACAACAAATATATGCTAAAAGAACCTTTACTTTTTGGCGATTCTATTCAAATGAATTTTAGGCAAACGTACACTACAAAAGGTTTTGAAGTAGGAAGTTCGGATACAAAAATCGTTTACAACGGCACCTTTTTAACGAATGAACATTTTCCAACTTTAGGATACAACAATAATTATGAGCTGCGGGATACCGATGAACGGGTGGCATATGGGTTAGCCAATGCTACGGGTAAAAAATCCAGGGAAGATAAAAGAGAATTGTTGAACGCCAGATCAGGGAGTGATTCCGACGGAATCAACTTTGAAATTATCATTGGAACAGCCCTTGGCCAAACTGCAATCGCCCCAGGGAATTTGGTGAAAACCTGGGTCGAGAACGAGCGGAATTACTTCCATTATAAAATGGATAGGCCTATGATTAATTTTTATTCTATCGTATCTGCCCGATATGAAGTTTTGAAGGATGTTTGGACTCCTAAAAACGATAGCTTGGGAAATCCTATTGATTTGGAAATTTATTACCACAAAGGCCATGAATATAATTTGGACAGAATGTTGGAATCGATGCACTTTTCCTTCGATTATTATGGTAAGAATTTTAGTCCGTACCCATACAAGCAGATGCGAATTATGGAAATTCCACGTTATGCTCAGTTCGCGCAGTCGTTTCCTACCGCGGTTCCGTTTTCCGAAGCCTTGGGTTTTGTATTGAATATTGATGAAGAAGAAGATGTGGATATGGCCTTTTTTATCACCGCCCATGAGTTGGCGCATCAGTGGTGGGGTTTGCAGGTAGAGGCTGCAAACGTTCAAGGACGCAATATGATATTGGAAACATTGGCCCAATATTCAGCGACCATGGTTTTAAAAGAAAAGTACTCCAAGGAAAAGGTACAGCAGTTCTTGGCAGGTGAAAAGAAGCGTTATGAAGCGGGGAGGCTTCGGGACAAAAGCCAGGAAGTTCCACTTAGTTTGGTCGAAAATCAAGAATACATCTACTACCGAAAAGGAGCAATCAATATGTACGTATTGCAAGAGGCCATAGGCGAAAAGAAAGTCAATTTGGCCTTAAGAAGATTTTTAAAGGATTGGAATACGCAGAGTGGCACACTTAAAATGGAAACAGAACGCTATGCTACAACGAAAGATTTGCTGAATTGCTTCAAAGATGTAACGCCAGAAGGTCAGCAACATGTTATTACGGATTTATTTGAAAAAATCGGTGAAATAGACAACATTGCGGTAGTGAAATAA